One window of the Pseudomonadota bacterium genome contains the following:
- a CDS encoding type II toxin-antitoxin system HicB family antitoxin: protein MRFSVEIEQEEDGRWIAEVTDLPGAMAYGRNPEEAMAKAQALALRVIAERLEHGEQYLTDLNITFAAA, encoded by the coding sequence ATGAGATTTTCTGTTGAAATAGAACAAGAGGAAGATGGTCGCTGGATAGCAGAAGTAACTGATTTACCGGGTGCTATGGCATACGGAAGGAATCCTGAAGAGGCCATGGCGAAGGCTCAAGCTCTTGCCCTCCGAGTAATTGCCGAACGCTTGGAGCATGGCGAACAATACCTCACTGATCTAAACATTACTTTTGCCGCAGCATGA
- a CDS encoding type II toxin-antitoxin system HicA family toxin, with product MSEWSSTSAKKVLNALLKTGWSIKRQSGSHKILHRPGWPDYVFAFHDGEEIGPKMLTRIAKRTALKPDDM from the coding sequence ATGAGTGAATGGTCAAGCACGAGCGCTAAAAAGGTTTTAAACGCTTTGTTAAAGACAGGATGGTCTATAAAAAGACAGTCCGGTTCTCATAAAATTCTTCACCGCCCCGGTTGGCCTGATTACGTTTTTGCTTTTCACGACGGTGAAGAGATTGGCCCAAAAATGTTAACCCGGATTGCAAAAAGAACAGCTCTCAAACCCGATGATATGTAA